The window gaggaaatagCAGGGAACCAAACTCTGGAATGAGAAGGAATTCTAGCCACGGGATAGCACGTGGCAAAGGTCCCGAGGATATGGGAACCTGGCAGGTGACGGGGGACTGAAAGAAGACCAACCagctatgtttttctttctacctcCTGACTCCTGGCCCAGGGCAAGGTTTTTCCTGTGTCCCCTCTTGCCAGCTCAGGTCACCAGCAAGTCCCATTTAGAGATGTAACTTCCTCGCTCTTCTGGAAGACTTAGCTCCTCCCCTCTCTTACTTACTGGTGGATTAAAACAGCCCCTCCTCTTTCATGCTCCCCTAGTAAGGGTCCCTgagccctctccctctcttccctttcacagaggagagggtgagggtggggcgCTCCCCTCAACCATCCTCCCCAACACACAGAAAGCCTGTTCCCCTTTCCTGAGGCCCTGGGgtaggggcggggtgggggagaagggaagTTGGCAACAGGAAGTGAGGAGGAGAAAAGCAGAGCCGAGGgagggagtttaaaaaaaaaaaaaaaaaactagctggGGATTAGGGTTTCTTCCCCAGTACCTGGGTCACCccagccaggagctgggggtgaGGAAAGagtaggggagagaggaggaggtggtTAGGCGGAGAGAAGACTGGGGAGGCACACAGACAGAATAACTATCTTCTTCTCCCCCCTTTCCTGGCAGGCAAGACCCCAGCCCCTCATGTCAGAGCACCCTGTGTACTGCAACCTAGTGGACCTTCGCCGCTGCCCCCGGTCTCCCCCCACAAGCCCCGCGTGCGCCCCACTGCAGAGGCTGGACTCCTGGGAGCAGCATTTGGACCTCAACTCCGGACGCTGCTTCTACATACATTCGCTGACTGGCTGCAAGTCCTGGAAGCCCCCACGCCGCACTCGCCTGCGGGAGATGGTGAGACTCCCCCCTGCCCGCTCCTTTGTCCCCTCaatcccctcctttcccctcctgatCCCCAAGGGAGCGTGTTTTCTCCCTGGGACTGCCATCGGAAAATTGTTGAGAAGGGTGTTGACAGCGAGTTGAGGTGGCATCTGGCTGTCGCTTtgcacctcaccccaccccccagaaccCCGGGTCCATGGAGGAGATGCAGACCCTGAGTCGGGACAACGGCCTCCTGCCACCTCAGGCAAAGGGCTCCGAAGCTGACCCAGCGCCCCCAGAACTGCGCGGCCCCCAGGTGAGATTCCCCCCTCCTCCTGGTCGCCCGGAGGAAAAGGCGTCTTTTTACTACTCTTTTATGCAAGACATCCTTCTTCATTACCCATCACACCCCCTGCCTCTCACCCACATCCGCACCCTTCTTCCCCCTATAGCAGCGACTCTGAAGTTGTCGTTTCCTCCACCTGTCCCCCCAATTCCCTCCCCCAGGGCTCACCCTGCCTCGGCCAGCGCACCTCTCAGCTCCAGCCGGCAGACCTGCCCTCAGCCTTGCAGCCCTCCCGACCTCTGCCGCAGGTCTTGGACGACCCCCACGTAGGTCACCCACTTCCTTGGGCCCACCAAGGTCCTCgctgccccgccccacccccaatTCCTGCTCCAATAGAAACGTCTTCCTCTTTCTGAGGTTCTCTGGGTATCCTCTCTTGCACAGCCACCCCCAGCAGCCAACCGTAGAGGACCTCGCTCCTGGGCCACCCCCTTGGGAAAGCCCTGGCGGCTGGGGAGGGGCGGGCTGGGGGGCTCATTAGTACCCCTCGCTCCGCTCCGCAGGAGGTGGAAAAGTCGGGCCTGCTCAACGTGACCAAGATCGCCCAGGGTGGGCGAAAGCTCAGGTGAGCGGGGCGAATGCAGCGAGGCCTGGGCGGCGGGGTCGTGGGGCCGAGTGTGCGgaccgcgccgccgcccgccgctctGAGTGGCCTTCGCACCgctccccctgctccctgccccctccgcccctgcAGGAAGAACTGGAGCCCGTCTTGGGTGGTGTTGGCAGGTAACAGCTTGGTGTTCTACCGGGAGCCGCCGGCCGCCGCGCCCTCCTCCCTCTGGGTGAGTGGGGGGGTCGCAGCAGGGGTTCTGGACGccggtggggcgggggtgggggagggaggtagAGGAGCCAGCCCGGCCGCGTCCTCGCTGTCCCCCGGGTGGGAGCGAGGCGATGGTGGAGCGGCgcccgggcctcagtttctcctgaTTGCCAGGGACCAGCGGGTAGCCGACCCGAAAGCAGCGTGGACCTGCGTGGGGCAGCCCTGGCCCACGGTCGCCACCTGTCCAGCCGCCGCAACGTCCTGCACGTGAGTGCCCTCCCGCGTGTACCCCAAAGTCCACCCGACCCAAGGTGCGCGCGGGTCGCCGCTGGCCCCCCGGCTTTTCGGCTCCTCTCCGCTGACTCCAGCCCTTTGTGCGCTGGTGCCTCAGATCCGCACGGTCCCTGGGCACGAGTTCCTGCTGCAGTCAGACCACGAGGCCGAGCTGCGAGCCTGGCACCGCGCGCTGCGGGCGGTCATCGAGCGCCTGGTGAGGGGGCGGGAGGTGGCAGGTGGCGGGCGCCcgcgggaggcggggcggggggcgcggtgGGATTCCGGGGTGGTAGGGACGGGCGctccggggcaggggcagggccggggccgggccgggtccTCTGGCGTCGCCCGGAGCGGCAGGTTTGTCTCTTCTCCAATCTCCGACTCGGGCCGCCCCCTCCGGGCCTAGGACCGGGAGAACCCGCTGGAGCTGCGCCTGTCGGGGTCGGGGCCCGCGGAGCTGGAGGAGCTGAGCGGCGGAGAGGACGACGAAGAGGAGTCGGAGCCGGTGTCCAAGCCGCTGCTGCGGCTCAGCGGCCGCCGGAGCTCGGGTGAGGGCAGGGCCCGGGGCGACCCCGGGGACCCGGGGCGACCCGGGCTCCGGGGCGGCTCTCACGCCGGCCCACCTGCCTCCCGCAGGGCGCTGTCCCGAAGGCACCGAGCAGAACCGCGTGCGGAACAAGCTGAAGCGGCTCATCGCCAAGAGACCGCCCTTGCAGAGCCTGCAGGAGCGCGGCCTGCTCCGCGGTGAGTGGGCCGCgtgccctcctgcctgcccctgcaGTGTTTCTGCAAAGCGCCTTTTCAGTCCTGATCTGGGCATCAGCCCCCTTCCTGGGTGAGCAAACCTCAGTGAGACTCAGGGGAGAGCGCCCTAGAGCTGGATCACTGGTCTTCTGCTCCTctactgcttattttttttttggggggggagggtgtaCCTCCTTGCCCAGGCCTAGGAAAGGCAGCAGGGAGGGCCAGCCCAACTTTGGGGTGAAAACCTGTGCTGAGAAGAGCTTCCATGGGTGATGCTGCCACAGGCTGCCCACCTCACTCTGTCCGTCTCCAGATCAGGTGTTCGGCTGCCAGTTGGAATCACTGTGCCAGCGGGAAGGGGACACGGTGCCCAGCTTTGTGCGGCTCTGCATTGCTGCTGTGGATAAGAGAGGTCACTTTTCCAGAGACCCCACAACCTCCCCTTCCAACAGGCCAAAGCCTGGAGTCCCCCATCCCCGTCCCTAGTCTTCCTGCAGCTTCTTCCTCTCTACCCTTGCATCTCTCGCCTGTTCCCCCCTTACAGAACTTAGAGCAGGAGTCCTTATCTGCTCCCTGCCTCATGTCCTAGGTCTAGACGTGGATGGCATTTACCGGGTGAGCGGGAACCTGGCTGTGGTCCAGAAACTTCGCTTCCTGGTGGACAGAGGTGAGGAGGCTAGTGGGCACGTGGGCACTAAGAATTCATGCCTCAGAACCACAGGCAGTTTCTCAGGGccccaggagaagagggaggtCTGGCTAAAACTGCGTCTTAGCTCTTGACCTCTTCTCATCCGTGTTGCAGAGCGGGCGATCACCTCCGATGGGCGGTACGTGTTCCCAGAACAACCAGGACAAGGTACTTACATGGAAGGCCCCTCAGACCCTAAAACATCCGACATCCTCCCTGCTCCTTCTGGATCCCTCTACGtccagctcctgggtggcttgtccccatcccccacctctgcTGCCTTGCTTCCGTGTGGATCTCCCGTGGTCCACCTTGACTGGATCTCCTCCCAAACTCATGACCTCCcagtctctgggtctctctggtCCTCCATAAGCCCCGAGCCCCTCTGTACCTCCTTCTCCTCCCAGAAGGCCGACTAGATTTGGACAGTGCTGAGTGGGATGATATTCACGTGGTCACAGGAGCCCTGAAGCTTTTTCTCAGGGAGCTACCCCAGCCTCTGGTGCCTCCACTGCTCCTGCCGGATTTTCGTGCTGCCCTTGGTAAGGGACGAGAGTGTTGGGCAATACTCTTAGGTATGGGGGTGAGGCATATAGGGTCAAGACTAGAGTTTCCCTTACACCTTGAGATCCCATCCTGAGCACAGAGGTGGAAAACAGGTTTCAACTCCTGTACCAACTCCAgttatttgtgtgtgagagagaatggAATATTTAGAGGGCTGAGTTAAAAAGaagtttagggacgcctgggtggctcagcggtctgcctttgactcagggcatcatccctgagtcccagatggagtcccatatcagactccctgcagggagcctgcttctccctcttcctgtgtctccgcctctctctctctctctccctctctctctctctctctctctctctgtctcttatgaataaataggtaaactcttaaaataaaaataaaaagtctaaagctgcagttaggggcacctggctggctcagtcggtagagtgtgcaactcttgatctcatggtcggGACTTTGAGgctcatgctgggtgtagagattacttaataaaatattttaaaaatgataataaagctGCAGTTGGGCTCAGTGGAAAAGAAAGCTGTGGTGGATTAATGGTGCCTTCCGTGGGGGTGGGAAAGAGTAGCGAGTCTACCCTAGCCTGACGCCTGTGCCTTTCCCTCACTCTTTCCCTCTAGCACTCTCCAAATCAGAACAGCGCGTGTCTCAAATCCGAGAATTAATAGGCTCAATACCCAGGCCCAACCATGACACTCTGCGGTACCTCCTGGAACATTTATGCAGGTCAGGAAGACTGAACATCTTTGTGCATGTGGAGGAAGGGTAGAGCGGGGTATGCAGCAGGGACTGTGTTCAGATGCAGTGAAGATAGGGGACACTTATGTTTCTCACCTGCTCCGAGGGCAGATGGAGGAAACAGGCAACCTCTGTGCAGGGCATCAGGCGGGGAAGCGGGGATCAGGAGAGGCCCAGGGATGCTGTGAGGGAAATGAGGGCGATCtcacctctcccttctccctgcctctttgTCTCCTGTTGGGACAGTGGTCATGGCTTATTTGGCTGAGCTGGGCCTGGGCAGTGACTTGTGGCTTATTTGGCTGAGCTGGGCCTGGGCAGTGACTTCTGAGAGAGGATAGCCGTTTGAATTAGAGTTGCCCAGTCTGTGAGACTCTAGGGATGGTCTCTGAAGCTGGGAAGAGGCTGGCAAATCTTGGGTTTTATCTTCCAAGTTGTATCCTGATGGGACCCTTCTCCCCAAGGGTCTCATCTCCATTCCCCTTGTGGGGCTCTCGGCTTCATTTCCTTCAGCCACCACACAGAGGGGTCCCGAAGCGAACTCTTTCCTGCTCTGTCCTTTGAAGGGTTAGATTTATTTGAAGTGGTGAAGCTGCTGCCTTATAGCCCCTTCTCCTGATCTTTGCCCACAGGGTGATAGCACACTCAGATAAGAACCGCATGACCCCCCACAACCTGGGAATCGTGTTTGGGCCTACCCTGTTTCGGCCAGAGCAAGAGACATCTGACCCAGCTGCCCATGCTCTCTACCCTGGGCAACTAGTCCAACTCATGCTCACTGACTTCAGCAGCCTTTTCCCCTGATTGGGGCAAGGAGGAAGACAAAATGTGTTTCCACTGATCTCTGTTGGGTACCCTTTAGTGGGGGGTGAGGATAGTGGATGTTCTGTTTTGAGGACATCCCATTAAATCCTGTGTCTCCCAGAGGACTGTCTTTGTGAGTCTGACTTGAGGGGTTGGGATAGGGTGGGGGAGCCTCCCTAAAAAGGGAAGTGAGTAGATTAACCCCTACTTCTCTTCTCGTTCCTTGTCATCATTCCTCCCCCAAGATAGTAACAGGTAAAGGAGGGCACTTTCTGATGCAGTTCCTTTATTATCCAGAAACAGTGTCATTGTCAAATTCCTCCCCCAAACATATACAGACCAGAGAGTATACACCCCCAACCCATACCTCCCATGCTGGGGCATCCCAGGGAGCTAtggctcctcctcctttccttctctgtgggGATGGAAACCCCTTAGGCAATGGATCTGTGGTTGCTGGGATTCCTCTCTTTAGGCGCTGGAGTTGAGGAATTGTGTCTCCCCAGGCAGGGATCCCAGTAAGATACTCATGTTGCCCACAGCCATGTTGGGGGGCCCAGAGGGAGGTGGGGTGTGTTCAGAGCTGTCCCCCTGATCATGGGAAGGAGGAGGACTCAGCCCCTGGGCCTCATCCAGAATAGCCACAAAGTCCAGCTGAGTGTTGTCAAGGTCAAGAGAGTCCAGAGGGTTGCATACCTGCCCTTCGGGAGGAGCGTACAAGGCAGGACCCCCTCCCAGCCTGCCCACCTCAGGATGACCACAACTGGGGTTGGTGCCTCCCACCTTGAGGGTCCCATAGCAAGTGGGCAGTGGGGGCAGAAGTCGGGGTGGTGCTGCTGCTCTATGGGAAGTCTTGTTGGCCCCCACTGTAAAATTTTCATGGCACGGTGGAGGGGCAGGATAGGAGCCTGACTTGTGATTGGGCAGGTTAGGTGCAAAGCCAGGCCCATATGTGGCCACTGGGCCCTTGGCAGGGCTTGAGCTAACCTGGGAACCCCCTAAAAACTTGGGACTCTGGTAGAGAGTTTCCTGCACTGGGGGATCTACCCTGCCCCCACCATCCCAGAGCAGTTCCTGTTGAGACTGAACATAATTACACACCAGCTGAGCCTTGAGTTGTCCGGTGGAGTGACTGGGGGAATCAAAATCCAGGGCAGGCCTGGGTTCTGAGGGAAGATAATCAGGGGGTGGCTGGGTATAGGCACCTGACTGGGGatactggggaggaggaggctgggggtaGTGGGAGAACAGAGGCTGTGGGTGAGGAGGCCCATCACTGGGGTGAGCATTGAGGCAGGGTGCCAGTCCTGTGGAATCAGAACCCACTGGACACCCTTGTTCCGGCTTGACCTGCACTTGTCCATAATGTTCAAGACGAGGACACTGGCTGTAGACTCCAGCTGGAGCCTTGGGGCCTGGGTATAGCCTGGAGTGGGAAGGGAACTCACCCCATGGTTCAGAGGGTGGTTCAGGATAGGAGACCTGCTGGGGACAGGGGTTTGGCCCATAGTTGGTGGGTGGGCCAGGCCCAAGAGGTAGGGAGCCTGGACCCCTAGCTCCATAAGGTTCAGCCGCTGCCCCCTCAGGTCCCCCAAATCCCAAAATATCAGTAGGTGGGAAGTCCATATAGGGGTTCAGACCACTGCCTATCATGGAGGTCCCACCTTCTGGCTCCCCCCGTAGCCCTCTGGTATCCATGGCGACATTCTCAGTGATGCTAGGGGGCTGTGGTGAGTACACACCGGTTGCGAGTTGGTGATCGAAGTTCCGTCCTCCTCCTGCCACGGTGGGAGGTGTGTGGACACAACCCAAGCTCTTGAACCGCTGGACTCTGGCTGGGGCAGGGCGGTCAACAGCCCGGGCCGGGTCACTGGCCCTCCGGGTGACCCCTGCATTGGGGTTGTATCCTGGATACTCAGCCCGGCTTCTCCAGGGAGGTGCTGGGAGACTCCCCATCCCATCCAGGCTGGGCGCTGCCGTGGGTGGGGTCCCACCTCCCCTGGCGGAAGCATATCTTGCCCGGAGCAGGTAGTGCTGGGCAGGCGCGAGGCCGGGCAGAGAGGATGCCCCGTTCTCTGGTGGGGATCCAGGGGGGTAAGGGGAAGCCAGGGAGGAGCGGCGGCTGACAGTATAGGCTGAGCTGACGCTACTGGAGCTGCTGCTGCGGCGGTCAAGAGAAACGGGGGGGCCCAGTCGGCGGGAAACAGGGGTGCCTACAAGGGAGGAGAAAAGGCAGGGTGGTCAGGGAGCCCTCTGAACCTCACCCTGCCTCCCCCACGGGACGGCCTTGGCCTCGGATCCCAGGGACAGGCTCCTTAACTCTGACCACCCAGTTCCGGCTCCTTCCATGCCCTTTCTATGTTGCAGAACCACCGCGAATGGTTGCTTAGATTGTACACTACACAGCCCTAGGGAACAGCGTTCCCATTATACTTTGTATATCGTGATTACCTGATAGATGGAAGGAAAGTGTCTTTCTGAGGAAGGGGGACCTTTTTCTAATTGTACAAAGGTGCTACAGGGCAGCCCTGAGGAGTGAAGTCCTCCTTCCAACCTCAGAGAAGGTCCAGATCTCAGCCCAGCAACTACCCCTACACAGAGGTCTTACCAGTGTGAGTCAGGCTGGGGAGTTTGGGGCCCCGGGGCCCTATCGGCCGAAGTTGATGCAGCTGGTCCAGTCTGAGGTTCTCAAGGCGGCGAAGAGTGGACAGACTGGTGCCAGCCACGCAAGGCCCCTCATCCAGGCTGGACAGGTCCTCGGTGCTGCCCCCTGCATTTCCAGTCATTTCCACACCACTATCTGTATTGGCTGCACTGCCTGCTGGGGAGTGGTCACTGCTGCAGGACGActgggccccagggctgggctgtggCTTCTGTGGGGGAAATGAGGGCTGAGGGCGGCCCCTACAATCCCCCCACCCGGCCACAGTTCCCTGAACATGGTGAGTGGCCAAAGCCTGTGTCCCAGTGACTGCTGGGACTGAGGGCAAGCTCGCAGGCACAGGGAGGGCCGAGCAGATGAGGGCTTTGGGCAAACTGGAGAGGAGTCGATAAGAGCCTAGGCTGGAGCACAGACTGCCTCGGCTCAAGGCTCAAATCCACACTTcgttctgtgaccttggataatTTGTCTCTATGCCTGAGTTTCGTCATCTGAAAATGTGGAAAGTTTCCTTTTTGTGAAGTTGCTGTGAGGACTTTGTGAAATTACAGTCATATTACGTGTGGATTGTACATGTAAATGATACATAAATTAGAATAATTTACTAAACCCCATGTAAGAGTTTGTTGAgccaattaaataattaattatactaaaatattttgatttgggGTAACCCAAGGACCACCACTGGGATAAGAGACTGGAGCACTGTCCACAGGAGAGTGCTTTATGAGGGGGACACAGAAGAGTTGGGAGGGGACTGGAAGGACGTGGGCACGGAGGCCAGCTCACCATGGCTCCCTCCGGCACGGTCAGTCTGCTCTCTTCCCTGGTGGGGCCTCCATCCCGCTCCCTCTTGGGCTCCACAGTGGAAAGGGATGGTGCCCTGGGCAGGGGGCCATCTCCTCGGTGCCGCTTGGTCACATGGGCATCGGGACCATGTACTGTCTTGACATGTTTCCGGAGGGAGCTGGGATCCGTGTAGCGTTTGGTGCAGCCAGGGAGCTTACACACATATGGCTTCTGTTGAGTAGACAGGGAAGAGAGCAGGCAAAGGAATCAGAGCAGGAGAGTGCCGGAGGAATGGGAAGAAGGGGTGCTGTcagctgggggagagggggtcAGGGAGGAATGCACAGCACCCAAGGAATTAAGGAGAGAGTGGGATCCTCAGAGCAAAAAATGAGAGGATCAAGGGAAAGATTTGGAAAACcgacaggcaaaaaaaaaaaaaaaaaaaggaaaaccgaCAGGCCAGGTCTGGGGGGCCTCATGAAGTCAGGAGCTGAAGGGACCAGGGTCTTCTCCAGGTGGAATGGGTCTATTTAGGTTGGCCCTTTGGCTGGTTAGAGataggggtggagtggggtggttAGTGGAAATTTTTGGTTTCAGAAAGACCATATCTGGGTGAATtaggctgcgggggggggggggggactcacCTCTGGAGTGGGTGCTGAGCTAAGGGATTTCTTATGAGGGAACCTCCCCAGGAGCTGGCTTCTCAAGTGGGGAGGGTCTCTTAGGTGGGGCATTCACCTCATTGGAATGGGTCCGATTCTGGTGCTTGGCTCGGTCACTGGCATTGCTGAAGGCTTTACTGCAGCCCTCGTGCTCACACATGTATGGCTTCTCTCCCGTGTGTGACCGTAGGTGTGTCTTCAGATTTTCGAGGCGTGAGTATGACTTCCGGCACCCCTCAAACTAGAGAATGTCGGGGTCAAAAGAGAGCTCTCAGACAGAAGGACGTGGAGATTAGAAGAACCATAAATTTCAGAAGGGACATCCATCAGGGGCTATGACTCAAGGTGAGAGAGCGATTCCCCAGAatccagggaggagggcagggggagctAGGGAGACAAGAAGCCAGGTGGCATCCATCCTGGCATCCATCTGGGGCTGCAGGGACGTGGGGATGGCAGTGAGCGGCTGGAGTCAAGCCAGAGCACATCTCCCTGCAGGAGAACCTTAGGCTTTCTTTGGATGGGGTCATTCTGGGACACTGAGCCTCTCCATTAGGCAGAGGAGCAGACACAGTGCCTAGGGCCCAGAGCACTTCAGGGGGCCCACAAAAGTgttttaatctcttttaaaagCAAGGGAAGAAGAGCGTTTAGGTCTAAGAGAGTGTTCTCATACCCAGTATCCACATGTTCATCTTTCTACAAACACAGTcataaaatacaaatctgaatACTGGTTCCCTGAGGCAAGAGTTCCTAAGATCCAGGAGTCCTAGGAGCTCTGC of the Vulpes lagopus strain Blue_001 chromosome 5, ASM1834538v1, whole genome shotgun sequence genome contains:
- the ARHGAP9 gene encoding rho GTPase-activating protein 9 isoform X1, producing MLSGRWWSSTRGNLGLGPQNPSRGSQLCALYAFTYTGADGRQVSLAEGDRFLLLRKTNSDWWLARRLGAPATSRPIFVPAAYVTEESSPSQSPTTTNPSQSLWTPGPKLRLGSREELHLPQEAPGRTQTSSKQPPPLPPKMCRSVSVTNLRPSLLKPFQEGASGRSLSQEDLLTEAGANKARPQPLMSEHPVYCNLVDLRRCPRSPPTSPACAPLQRLDSWEQHLDLNSGRCFYIHSLTGCKSWKPPRRTRLREMNPGSMEEMQTLSRDNGLLPPQAKGSEADPAPPELRGPQGSPCLGQRTSQLQPADLPSALQPSRPLPQVLDDPHEVEKSGLLNVTKIAQGGRKLRKNWSPSWVVLAGNSLVFYREPPAAAPSSLWGPAGSRPESSVDLRGAALAHGRHLSSRRNVLHIRTVPGHEFLLQSDHEAELRAWHRALRAVIERLDRENPLELRLSGSGPAELEELSGGEDDEEESEPVSKPLLRLSGRRSSGRCPEGTEQNRVRNKLKRLIAKRPPLQSLQERGLLRDQVFGCQLESLCQREGDTVPSFVRLCIAAVDKRGLDVDGIYRVSGNLAVVQKLRFLVDRERAITSDGRYVFPEQPGQEGRLDLDSAEWDDIHVVTGALKLFLRELPQPLVPPLLLPDFRAALALSKSEQRVSQIRELIGSIPRPNHDTLRYLLEHLCRVIAHSDKNRMTPHNLGIVFGPTLFRPEQETSDPAAHALYPGQLVQLMLTDFSSLFP
- the ARHGAP9 gene encoding rho GTPase-activating protein 9 isoform X2, translating into MSEHPVYCNLVDLRRCPRSPPTSPACAPLQRLDSWEQHLDLNSGRCFYIHSLTGCKSWKPPRRTRLREMNPGSMEEMQTLSRDNGLLPPQAKGSEADPAPPELRGPQGSPCLGQRTSQLQPADLPSALQPSRPLPQVLDDPHEVEKSGLLNVTKIAQGGRKLRKNWSPSWVVLAGNSLVFYREPPAAAPSSLWGPAGSRPESSVDLRGAALAHGRHLSSRRNVLHIRTVPGHEFLLQSDHEAELRAWHRALRAVIERLDRENPLELRLSGSGPAELEELSGGEDDEEESEPVSKPLLRLSGRRSSGRCPEGTEQNRVRNKLKRLIAKRPPLQSLQERGLLRDQVFGCQLESLCQREGDTVPSFVRLCIAAVDKRGLDVDGIYRVSGNLAVVQKLRFLVDRERAITSDGRYVFPEQPGQEGRLDLDSAEWDDIHVVTGALKLFLRELPQPLVPPLLLPDFRAALALSKSEQRVSQIRELIGSIPRPNHDTLRYLLEHLCRVIAHSDKNRMTPHNLGIVFGPTLFRPEQETSDPAAHALYPGQLVQLMLTDFSSLFP